In Clupea harengus unplaced genomic scaffold, Ch_v2.0.2, whole genome shotgun sequence, the genomic window CTCTGGCACCGTTTAAGTTTAGAGTGCCAATTGTAAGGGCATTCGCGATCATCATGGATGTGTGGAGTTTGTAAACGTTGACTGCTCCTTAACTTTTTTCCTGAGTTTAGTCAGGAATTTTCGGAGGCGCGCAGCCTCCTTCCCAGAGAACACATTGTCTCTCAGAAAACATACAACATCATTAATAAACTGTTGCCGATCAGGAAAATAAAGCTCTGTTTCAACATTACGAAGCCCTTTGGTCTCATATAAAAAGCGGCTTATATCCTCTGCTTTGTACTTCAACGGTAAATCTCCTCCAGGTGCACAAACGTCACCAATCGAAGAGTCAGACAGATTAGAGCAAACAGACTCTTCGTCACTATCGTGTTCATCCCCTTTTTTTGCCCTTGGTACACAGCTTGCACTGTCCTCAGCCTTTCTCTTGAACGGGGTCTTAAATCCACCGCTCATTGCAACGTCTTGGGCAGGCTCTGGCGAAAGCAAGCCCGACACTTCGGCATTAACATTAACTGTAGGTGTTTCTAATACAGGTCTACCGTCTTTCTCGCTCAAAGCAGTCAACTCTTTCGTGATCAAATTAACTGCGCTATCATTTGAACCAGCTGGAGTGGAGCCACCAGCTGCGGCTACAAGCCCCTCTGTAATGAGGTCAATCAGGTGTTCCTCTGATTTGCTAGAGATGTTATGTGTGCTAGCTTCATGCGCAAATGCTTCGGCGGGCGAGGGGGGAGTTGCGGGGGGACCTTCTGAGCTCGTTTCAGCCACTTTCGGTGCACTTTCAGCACTGTTATTCTTTTTCCGTGGGCAGTCGCGGACGACGTgacccacacaaccacagtgaaaacacctcagcaatgcatCAGTCGTAGCATAAACTGTGTACTCAAATCCATCCACATTTAGCTTAATTGTCAGGTTGAGCTCTTCCTCCCCATTGTCAAGCACCATATACACCTGTCTCCGAAAGGAGACAACATGCTTTAGAAGCGTTGATTTGCAACCCAGAGAAATCTTCCTTATGGATGAAACCAGACGACCATAACCCGATAGCTTATCCTCAATCAAATTATCATTAATAAAAGGTGGAACGTTAGAAATAATAACTTTCTTGGAAGGGGAGCTAAGTGGAAGGACggttgtgtgtgcgtcattCAGCACAATACCTGTTGCAATTACTTGTCTAGCTTTGTCAACCGTACTGATAAAGACCACAATTGCATTATTCATACGGGAGGCCGATTTAACATTTTCATGGCCAACCACATCACCAATGGCAAGACTACACTCCTCGACACTTGCGGAACACTGAATTTTAACCCCATGTTGTCTCGTTAGACGCTGAAAATTCCATTATGCCCGTAGCAGTCACGCTGCCAGCCAAGGCTGGTGGCTAACTCCGCGGGAGGgcaaactaaaaaaacaaagcaaactaAAAACTATCTACAGCGTCTGTAGAGATTGATAACAAcagaaaataacaaagaaacagTTTGCCGAAAAACATGTACAAAAAACGTACCAAAAAAATAAGTTAGAATAGTTAGAAACCACTCACTTTCAGGAGCCGCTGAACCGCacgcgtagagagagagagagagagagagagagagagagagagagagagagagagagagagagagagagagagagagagagagagagagggagagggagagggagagggagagggagagggagagggagagggagagggagagggggagagattggcaccatacttaatccaaataaaaaattataaacaaagaattctattaacaaagtacaggctcagcgaccatagtcttgcagtagaaaaggggcgacacagacaatgctgggtggctcccgaagggagactatgcgtccactgcaatattaacgctgtcgaaaatgagcctcattttctgacggaatgtacaaaataccacaatataagaagtgcatattacaaacaatttgaatacatccacccaggtttcataaacctaacgaaccaacaaaaactaccattcctcctgggggtaatagagacctgtaacattttagcctccgaatatgtgcagtcctgccacatcctccgagagcaggccataccaccaataaacataggcctgaactcatagtgtttttttttttttttttttttttttttttgtatctattcttatctgtctatgttttttctttacgtaattattataattgtaatgttttttatttaagcatttttattttatgtatttttatttattttttattatttaattaacttatctgttcctgtattaccattgttgttattattgttgttattattattgttcttattgtttaagtgctttggcaacagtgtaccatacattcatgccaataaagccattgaaaattgaaaaaattgaaattgagagagagagagagagagagagagagagagagagagagagagagagagagggagagggagagggagagggagagggagagggagagggggagggggagggggagggggagggagtgtATCTAtgtattaagtgtgtgtttgtgtcccccTAGTGTTCAGACGGTGATAAGGCGTGCCACCTGTGGACGGTGGTGGATCTGGCCTTCTTTGTGCTGATGGGTATAGTGGGGGGGCTGCTGGGCGCTCTCTTCAACTGCATCAACAAACGCCTCGCCAAGTACCGCATGAAGAACGTCCACCCCAAGGCCAGGGTCAtcaggtaggacacacacacacacacacacacacacaaacgcctcGCCAAGTACCGCATGAAGAACGTCCACCCCAAGGCCAGGGTCATctggtaggacacacacacacacacacacacacacacacacacacacacactcattagccTGTTTATTAGGAATACAGAACTAAAACTAATGGTTTTAAAGGTCTTCAATCAGCATGTTATTACAACTGTACAAAGGCattgttatgtgtgtttattaaagTGAACGATCAACATACACTGGGTCCTCAGGCCAGCTTAAGCAGGTTCCTGACGGAGTTACATTATGCATGAGGATGGTGTACTACAGggaatagtacacacacacacacacacacacattgaatttCAGTGCGAGTCAGACCATTTGCTCAGCCCCTTGTCTTATTGGTTGCCAGGGTGTTGGAGAGTCTGCTCGTTTCCATGGTGACGACGGTGGTGATCTTCGTGGCCTCGATGACCCTGGGAGAATGTCGGGACCTGTctccccccacaacacacaactccACTGTGCTGGTtagtcagacaaacacacacacacacacacacacacacatacgcacttactcactcacacactattcAACTggacagtctgacacacacacacacactcacactcacacaccattgcACTGGtcagtcagacaaacacacacacacacacacacacacatacacacacagacacatacgcactaactcactcacactctattCAACTggacagtctgacacacacatacacacatacacacatacctacacacacacacacacactcacactcacacaccattgcACTGGTCAGTCAGACACACGCCATCATCCCCCAAAACGTCTCTGCCCTGGTGACTCACATACACCCTAACCCAAAACCACAGTGGCCTGGCCAGTAGATATCtcatgggggtgtgtgtgtgtgtgtgtgtgtgtgtgtgtgtgtgtggccagtagATATCTCATGGGGCCTTACTGTGATGGTGAACACGGCTGGGGGAAACTGCCTATTCTGCCCGTGTGGGTGTCTAAATGAAATTGCTGCCGAGGTGTGGACTTTGGATATAGGTGTGGCGACACATTCTTCTCAGACCGGGAACAATAGAATGCGCCAGTCAAAAGCGCTCCTTGTAAACATTCTCCAGAACCCCGCTGCGATATTGACACCTTCTTGCATTGTAATCTCGTCTGTGATTGGTCATTCAGTTTAAATGGGTTGCTCAATAATGCTTCTGGTAATTAACTtgggcctggctctgcccacttagGGCCTGTAGCGCTTGCTCTGAAGCATgtcctttattgtgtgtgtgtgtgtgtgtgtgtgtgtgtgtttgtgtgtttgtgtgtttgtgtgtgtgtgtgtgtgtgtgtgtgtgtgtcatagaaaGAGTGCCCACTCGCTCTGAAGCATGTCCTTTATTGTGCATCAGTGCgcttgggctgtgtgtgtgtgtgtgtgtgtgtgtgtcatagaaaGAGTGTCCTTTATTGTGCATCAGTGCGCTTGCCATTTCCACCGGCCGTTTTCATCGTCAAAATACGGCCCATGGTCTTAGTGTTTccatcacacacctctcctttagtctctctgtatatttctgtgtctcctggcatctgtgtgtgtgtgtgtgtgtgtgtgtgtgtgtgtgtgtgtctgtggtgagtACAGACTGCCCTTGAGCTGGAAGTCAGTGTGTCAAGGGGGCACGGGGCGGTGTTTGCACTGGGTCAAGCCTTCACCAAAAgtagccaaaacacacactgagtaccAGCCAGGTGGACGGACACGTGGACTctgctgtgttgttgttttgggttGTTGGCCCTCCGCCTTACATTATCCAGTGGTATTGAATTTGTTTTTTATGTCGTTgtctctttttaaaaagctgtctttcttctgtgtgtgtgtgtgtgtgtgtgtgtgtgtgtgtgtgtgtgttcaggaggcaGTTAATGTAAATGTGGATGTGAACTCCACCATCAGGCAGTTCTTCTGCTCCAATAAGAGCTACAATGACATGGCCACGCTGTTCTTCAACCCTCAGGAGGTGGCTATACATCAGCTCTTCCACCAGgacggtgagacacacacacacacacacacacacacacacacacacacaccacagtacagcgtgcgcgcacacacacacacacacacacacacaccacagtacagcgtgcgcgcacacacacacacacacaccacagtacaacgtgcgcacacacacacacacacacacacacaccacagtacagcgtgcgcgcacacacacacacacacacacacaccacagtacaacgtgcgcacacacacacacacacacacacactacagtacagcgtgcgcacacacacacacacacacacacaccacagtacagcgtgcacacacacacacacacacatgctgacacacatgCCTTGATGATCTCCAGTACAAtaactctcttcctcctgtgtgtgttcaaatccTTCTATACATCACTGCTGGGCTTTACCGCAGCAGAAgagatttgttttgttcatgaatctctcctctttctttgttaatctctctttctctctcttcctccctctcttccttgctctctccctctctctttctgtctctctcttcctttctcctactttctccctccctctctctctcctcccctttctatctctccccctctctctctctctctctctctctctctctctctctctctctctctctccccctgcagcTACCTTCAGCCCGGTGACTCTGTCCATCTTCTTTGTGCTGTATTTCCTGCTGGCGTGTTGGACGTACGGCGTGTCCGTCCCCAGCGGTCTCTTTGTCCCCTCGCTGCTCTGCGGGGCGTCTCTGGGGCGACTGGTGGCCAACGTCCTTAAGATGTGAGTATGGCGCCTCACACGTgatgagccgtgtgtgtgtgtgtgtgtgtgtgtgtgtgtgttagtgtgtgtgtgtgtgtgtgtgtgtgtgtgtgcgcgcctgttcGTGTGTGTCCAGAGTGCTCGTTGTGAAGCTGAGCTctagtgtgtgtcattgtgctgACTGTGCAAGTTCTCCATGACTGCTCTTGTGGGGGTAAAGTTTTCTTTTCTGGCCTAAGCCTTGTCTGCTcccccagctcacacacacactcacacacactcactcactcacacacacacactcacacactcacacacactcactcactcacacacactcacacacacacacacactctctcactcatgcacaGCCTTGTCCAGCCTTGTACTGTTTTCATGTTCAGTCAGCTGAGAGTAATAAGGCACTGTTCTTTGCTGGCTTacagtacagaacacacacacacacacacacacacacacacacacacacactctggtacaaatccactcacacacactctttcaaagacacacacacacacacacacacatcctgtgaaATACCACTCACATTGGCTGATCCGCCTGtccgtctccctctgtctctgcttcaggAACCTGGGTATGCAGATCTACCCCGGGACCTTTGCTCTGATTGGTGCAGCTGCCTTCTTAGGGGGCGTGGTCCGCATGACCATCAGCCTGACAGTCATCCTGATCGAGTCGACCAATGAGATCACTTACGGCCTTCCCATCATGATCACACTGATGGTAGGGGACACTTCGTCAGCTTGATCTCCCAGGGGACGCTGTCATATTACTTCATTTagtgagagagatgtgcaaGCTCTCAATTATATTTCCTGTTCACGAATACAGAGCAATTTACATTTAATAAGAAAAACTGGGAAACAAATGTCAACATTAATTTCAGCATAGACCTGTTCTATTACAAAATGCATTTGCCAGTCATTTACCATGGAGTAGAAAGctcttttattcattcatttctctctctctctgtctctttttcttcctctctctctctctctctctgtttctctttccttctctctctcgttctgtgtgtgtgtgtgtgtgtgtgtgtgtgtgtgtgtgtgtgtgtgtgtgtgtgtgtgtgtgtgtgtgtgtgtgtgtgtgtgtgtgtgtgtttgcgcgcagGTTGCTAAGTGGACAGGGGACTTCTTCAATAAGGGCATCTATGACATCCACATCCTACTGAAGGGAGTACCTCTGCTGGAGTGGGAGACTGAGGTGGAAATGGACAAGTaaggaaacacactcacacacacacacacacacacacagccactccaCTGCCTagtatatagacacacacacacacacacacacacacacacagccactcccTAGTATATAGACACACTCCGACTCACTGACACATGTGCTGAAATGTtcagaaatgaaaaagaagtgaaactatttatactgtatattatgtGCCAATCAGACCCAGGTCCTTTCCAGTGTCAGGgtttggtttctctctctgtctctcttttttttctctctctttctctctctctctctctctctctatccctctgtgtgtttgtctatcacTTTAATCTTtaactctccatctttcttaactcctcccctccccttcctctcagaCTGACGGCCAGTGACATCATGGACCCCAACCTGACGTACGTGTATCCTCACACGCGTGTCCAATCACTGGTCAGCATCCTGCGGACCACCGTCTACCACGCCTTTCCCGTCGTCACGGAGAACAGAGACAACGAGCGCGAGTTTATGAAGGGCAACATCCTCATCAGCAACAATATTAGattcaaggtacacacacacacgcacacacacacacacacacacacacacacacacacacacacacacacacacacacacacacacacactgactgaagaCCCTCaactccttcttcttcttctcctcctcatccagagaTGTACAGTACTGACGCTAagatacataacacacatacatgtagaaacacacacacacacacacacacacacacacacacacacacagacggactgACAGTAGAGGTTTAGCCCTGTGCTTCCCTTGTATGCCACCAGGGGGGGCTAGCTCTCTATTTTCCAACCCATCAGCATGGTGCTGTAGGATAGAGCACACTATGGGCCATAGCGTACTCCATGTCAGTGAGGGATCCAGGCAACTGCTGTACATAAAAACCCATAACAGCACGGCCCCATTTATGAGCGAGTTCCCAGAAGATGAGTCGATTTTATACTCGATACAGTTAACAGGAAAACTGCAGTCTTGCTTTGGGAAATGTTCCCCTTGTTTTGACAATGCTGGTGAAATGTGTTGCATTGGTCATGCTTATGAATTAATTACTTTGTAGTCTTATTtgaattattgtgtgtgtgtgtgtgtgtgtgtgtgtgtgtgtgtgtgtgtgtgtgtgtgcgcgcagaaAACAAGTGTGTTGACGCGAGCAGGTGAGCAGAGGCGGCGTTGCCAGTCGATGAAGTCATACCCGTCCAGCGAACTCCGCAACGTGTGTGACGATCAGGTGCCGGTGGAGCCAACAGAGGAGGGCCAGGACATACTGCAGCAGATGCTGGagaggaggtacacacacacacacacacatatatacacacacacacacacacaaacacacatatttacacacacatttacacacacatatacccagaGAGGAGGGGTAGGACATACTGCAGCAGATGCTGGAgaggaggtcacacacacatatacacacacacacatatttacacacacatatacccagaGAGGAGGGGTAGGACGTACTGCAGCAGATGCCGGAgaggaggtcacacacacacacacacacacatatacacacacacacacacacacacacacacacatatatgtgtatatatacacagagaggagggcaggGCATACTGCAGCGGATGCTGAAGAGGCGataatgatcacacacacacacacacacacaaacaaacacctctgACCTGCATGACGCATGTTCTTCATCAGCACcagtctcctgtctctctctctctctctctctctctctctcctgtctctatctctctccctctctctctcttctctctcttctctctctctccccctcttttctatctctctctccctctctctctctctctctccctctctctcttctctctcctcttttcttctccccctccagGGTCCCCGTTCATCACTCCTACCACCCTTTGCCCTTCACTCTGTCCTTCTCAGATTGATGcagctgagcgtgtgtgtgtgtgtgcgcgcacgtgtgtgtgtgtgcgtgtgtgtacatgtgcgtgtgtgttttagcggTGTAGTCAGCCAGCTACAGGCTATCACATCACAGCAGAGACCAGTTATCTTTATAAATGACTGACTGTAATAATTCCCCACAGACATGCCAAACCCCAAcctgtactgtgtttgtgtgtgtgtgtgtgtgtgtgtgtgtgtgtgtgtgatgattccCCACAGACATATACCATACCCCAACCTGTACCCAGATCAGTCTCCCAGCGAGGACTGGACCATGGAGGAGCG contains:
- the LOC105904261 gene encoding chloride transport protein 6, translating into CSDGDKACHLWTVVDLAFFVLMGIVGGLLGALFNCINKRLAKYRMKNVHPKARVIRVLESLLVSMVTTVVIFVASMTLGECRDLSPPTTHNSTVLEAVNVNVDVNSTIRQFFCSNKSYNDMATLFFNPQEVAIHQLFHQDATFSPVTLSIFFVLYFLLACWTYGVSVPSGLFVPSLLCGASLGRLVANVLKMNLGMQIYPGTFALIGAAAFLGGVVRMTISLTVILIESTNEITYGLPIMITLMVAKWTGDFFNKGIYDIHILLKGVPLLEWETEVEMDKLTASDIMDPNLTYVYPHTRVQSLVSILRTTVYHAFPVVTENRDNEREFMKGNILISNNIRFKKTSVLTRAGEQRRRCQSMKSYPSSELRNVCDDQVPVEPTEEGQDILQQMLERRHIPYPNLYPDQSPSEDWTMEERFRPLTFHGLILRSQLVTLLIRGVCYAENQSSATQPRLSYAEMTEDYPRFPDIHDLDLALLNPRMIVDVTPYMNPSPYTVSPNTHVSQVFNLFRTMGLRHLPVVNAVGEIVGIITRHNLTHEYLVAKLRQHYITI